In Euphorbia lathyris chromosome 2, ddEupLath1.1, whole genome shotgun sequence, the sequence gtcttttgtacgaattagacaaaaaaatcaaaaaaatcaccgaatttataaatattaatctccaattctattattaaattgtaaaaaaacatgaaatcctttgttttagaacgaattgatatgcaattggtgcaaaataaggaacaaaaatatgtgttttataataggggtaaaattgacccaaattatcaacgttatgggtaaaattgctcttggctacaaatgttaggggtaaaattgcaccattttagacgttaggggtaaaattgctcctgataaaaaacgttaggggtatttttgcacattaacccctttttttttgtagttttaAATGCTCCGGATACACCTATAAATTTACTCCATGTGCCTCACCTTGGTGTTTTTGTGCTTTTAAATGTCTCATATAAAGTTTGGAGAATTTTATAGTGTGTCAGGCATGCCAGCTCAACAATATGAGGTGGTACGTCTagccaataaaataaaaacacatgtcaataaaaaaaattatgattaactaAATAGTCATTTTATTATTTGTTCCCAACACACTCTATAAACAGACCAGAGATCTATCTCTTCCTTTTCATTCCGCTCTTCTCATCCTGCAACCACCATTGCCTCAACTGATTTTTATCCGTCGGCAACCACTACCACCACCGTTTTTCAGAGTCTTTGCTGCCAAAGTTTTTTCTGCTCTTGCCTCACTGACCGAATATCACAGTTTCGTTTTTAATCCCTCAAAACAAACAATCCCAGAAACTATTTATAATAGAATATTGAAATTGcagttattttttttcttaaattctcATATTCATATGCACAACCAAATTATGTACAATTTATAAAAAGCTGAAATGGTTTAACTGAAAGAAATATTTTTAGAATGAATTTTGATTTAGAAAGTAATTATGGTTCATAAATCTTTCAAAGGGCAAACACTCTATTAATAAAACTCAGAGAAATTTTCATATTATTTCAATGCATTCATAATGAACCAAACAGTCTATcagaatttcaaataaaacaaatcaGTAGGGGCAGTTGTTGGAGGAGAACGACGGACAGAAGGAGAAGGAAGAAAATTTGGAAAGACTAGCCGTAGAAAAAAAGGGTAAACTAGCAAAAAGATGGAAAAGGAAGCAACAACATTGattttaggtttttaaattatttttaaaacatggCATATTTTTATTGGCTAGGCATACCGCCTCACATTGTTGAGCTGGTATGTCTGGCACACTGTAAAATTTCTCTAAAGTTTGTTACCAATTTTATTAACAAGCCGAAATAAATTATAAGGTCGTTAGTGGCTGGTTACCACCAAATGGTAGCAAATAACaagaaattttagaaatttttggTCCTAAATGGAATTTCTGAACTGACACCATATCATGAACTGTGAGTCTACTAAAAATGGATATCACCCTATTTGTCCTGAATgtttgagaaaatggatatcacCCTATTTGTCCTGAATGTTTGAGAAAATGGACAAAGATATTTAGtgtttttagaagaaaaaaaaaacaatatacaTTACGAAAGTTTAGATATTTATGCATTAGTGGAAATTAACTCTCctgtgcaatttttttttttttttaaagttgtgcACTTACTATAACCCATCCACCCCAATGTGATTCAAACCCATGATTTTAACGGtaataggtaagctctcaaccaacagaaTAAGAGTTTCATTACAACTCTCTTAagcaatttattatataatatatactcTTTTTTTTAAGCAAATATAATATATACTCATAATAAAAATACgtagataaaaaataataattttatctttaagattatttttcttttaacttGATATTAAAATAATTGGGAAAGTAAAAGTAGGGATTTTAATAAAAGCAAAACTTTTATAGTTGAtaaaaataaggttaaaataaaGTTTGTTAGTCACAAATATAATGAAAATgtgtcttctatgcttactttgttttttataattctaccattggatgaggttactttgtcaaagttcatcaccatccaatggtggaaaaaacaaagtaagggttactttgtcaaaaacaaaataagtatAGCCTAACCCATAATGAAAAAGCATGAAACATGGATATCTAATTCCAAGATGCATCAGATTCTGCGATACTATGCATCTAAACTGCAAATAAACACAAAAGACAAATACCGTGCCAATGCCATGCAGGGATAGTGTGTTTGcaataatattaattatgcAGCAAAATGTTGTCATAACCTAATTATACAGCCGTTGTATGTATATATTCACCAAAACAACTTGCAAACAAACAGCATCATCATCAATATTAAGCAAGCAGTTGATAATATAAAATGCTATGGTAAAAGTACAATCATCATAAGCCAAGCCTACTGTAAAATCCAAGTTAGACAACAATCTATAAAATGCAGAAATCAAGCTTCAGATTTtcattttaaatgtaaaaaatgtggATTTTCTGATGATCCAAAAATGATTTAAATCAGTGATGCAATCTCAAATCTAATAATCAATAATGCACACTCAAACTATAGATTAACATTCTGTTGTGGTTACTGTAGAATTTTAGAATCTTGAGTAACACCTCTTGAAGTAACGCCAAAATACACattaagaaattaaagacacAATATTTCAGTAGAAAATGAAATGCATACAGATGAAATAGAATAGTAACTGATTTAACTGCTAGATTAAAAACTTTAAGTTGGCCAATTGTCTCTTCATATCGAATATGCTTATAAGAACTCCTAAATTGATCTAAGTCCAATTCTACTCTGAATTAGATTCTCAACTCCACTTGTATATACAAGAACATAATCACCTAATGCAAAAGAACAAGTCTTTATCAATAGGATATTTACCCTTAAATTAGAGAGTTACATACAATCTGATCTGTTACAGCATATGTTGAGGCAGGaaaattttaagaactggggcaGTTGAAGATATTTGAAGGGTATCCCCATATTGTAAAGAATGAGTTACATGTGAACCATCAATATAAATTGCACCTTTTTCAGAAAACCATCGAATCTCCATGGACTGATCTGATTCAATTATCCCATGCATAAGAGTGGAGATGGAAGCTCCTGGTGAAATTGGCTCTCTTACCATGTATTGAAGGTCCTGAGATAAAATGGGCATGACAAATCCACCTGCTGATAGCATTGCGGCAGTTGATCCAACAGCAGTTGAGACTCGAACACCACTTGATCGACAATTTGCTAATGGGCTACATGATTCACCATCTCTCTGAATTCTTCCAAAAGAATCGGAAATTAATACAATATATAAATTTGAAACTGAAAATGAAACTGAGTATGAATCTCTCTCTCTTACTTGAATGAGAAACGCGAAACTGCTGCAGGACATGGATGAGCTATCAATATGTCATTAAGAGCAGATGTTGAAAGCAATTTTGAATTTACACTTACTGACAGCCTTGATATATTAGATGGACATCTTTGAGCTCCAAGGATGTCATCTAGTACCTGAACATGATTATTTATTGTTAGAAAGAACAAGTGCCTGTTCAAACACCAAGAGTAATTATACCTTTTCAAAGTTTTTGGCAGTAGCTGCACATAGATAGCCAGTACTTCTAGTAGCATCAAAGTCACCACTAAATTCCTCCACCTGCACCATAACATAAGATATAAATGCAATTTATTCTGGGATAGGATGGAACAGAAATTAATATGAATGTGAAGTTAACCTCTTGGAGTTGTGTGGGATCTGAATTGACCCCTAGAATTGGAATAGAGTCATCCATGAAATGACTTGCTTGCAGAAGAGTACCATCACCACCAACTGTAACGACTAAATCAAAATCACGAATGGTTTTGAATAAATGGGTGCGTAAAAGGGGTACCCAATCAACTAATTTCTGCTGCAAAGTGTGTTGACAAAAGTTTATGGTATCTTTGTGAACCTTACGCCTGTTGTTTAGATAATGTATCAGCTGCCAAATTACGACCAAATTAGAGATGATGAACAACAATAAAAACACACTGTAACAATATCAATAGGTCTTGACTCTTGAACAAACCCCCAAAGGTTCAGGCTAACTGAAAAAACATACAATACTAATCCCACCGCCATTTTATCGAACAGCTTAAAGactaagaaaaaaataaaggattACTGAAATTATGAACCTGAATGTGAGGGGGACTGTGTGGATACGTGTCCAATGGTTTTAAGAGCAACAAAACCCTACGTATCgccatttttttttctatcagGGAGGCGGAGGCGGAGGAAGAGCTGCTTTCTATGCTGATTTGGAGGAGCAccagcctttttttttttttccggaACAAACTACTCTACCcaatattacttttttttttttttcttttcttaatatAATTACGGATAAATATCAAATTTAGCTATAACTTTTTTCTTTACTATTATAAAATAGATCAAAAGGATCTTGGAGAAATAATAGGATCTTGTGATACCTTAATATAAGCGATGAAAGAAAAaccgagagagagagaaggcGATAGGGCATACGAGAGGAAGAGGGAGAGATCTCGATCCGGTGGCGGGCCGGCGCTGGTGAGGGAGGGGCGGTCGGAGGAAGGGGGTCGTGGTGCAGATGGGGTGGTGGCTGCGTCGGTTTGGTTCGGCGGACAGAAGGAGGGGTGCGAAAGGGGTGGGATGGAGAGGAGGCCTGGATCGGCTGGATCTGCCGCTATTTCGGCGCTGGGAGGGTCGGGCGACGCGGTCCTGATTGATGGAGAGGCGAGGGAGGCTGATGCGGTTGCGCCGACAATGGAAGGGGAGGCTGCTGGCGGGGATGGCAAATCTGATGAAAGGGGCGGGTTTGGGCTGTCTGGCCGTTCAGGCGAGGCGGCTTTCAATAATTCCTTGTATCCAGGGAATCTAAAATTGTCGTGGAATGATACCGTTATGGGGGTTGTAGAGGAGGAGAATTCCATCATAGGAGGGATGGTGGATGAGGAATGGGAGGAAATTCTGTGAGATTCGGATATAGAGGATGAGGAGCAAGATGATCCGTTGTGTCATGTTATCCGTTTATCGTCTGCTGATAAACGTTCCCTTCGGTCCAAATGGAAATTATCTTTAATTGTGACTGTCCTAGGGAAAAAAATTGGCTCTAATTATTTTGCACAGAGAATTCATGCTCAGTGGGCGAgaaaagggaaagtcagtataACTGACTTGGAAAATGATTATTATGTAATTAAATTTACACAGACCGAAGATTATGAAGTGGTTATTAATGGGGGACCATATATTATATCCAATCATGTTCTTGTCATTAGGCCTTGGGTCCTTAACTTTAATCCAAGGGATTGTTCAGTTAACAGGATTCTGATTTGGGTGAGATTCACAGGTCTCCCAATTgagtattataatgaaatcttcCTAAAAAAGATTGCAGGgcttgttgggaaagtccaccatgtggataaaactacTATTAGAGCTGAAAGaggcaagtttgctagggtttgtATTGATATTGACCTAGCAAAACCCCTTTTGTCCAAATTCTGTCTACAAAATACCATctactttattgagtatgaaggaatccataacatttgttatgaaTGTGGGATGTTTAGGCACAATTATGAGGGTTGCCctaggaagaagaaggaaagcgAGGATGTTGCTGAGGCTGTCTTGGTTAGGGAAGAGGGGATCTAAGGGGATGGGAGGAATTTTGGTCCTTGGATGGTTGCTAAGCATTCTGGGAGAAGGAGGACGCGTGCTCCAGTGGCCCACAATCTTCCTCCTGATATTATTAGTAATCAGAGTCTGCCCCAAAAGGATTGTGGAAGAAAGGAGTTGCCTAGTCCAAAGGATCGTGCTGCCCCTGGCAATCCTTTGGAGGTTTGTTCTGGTTCAAGGTTTGGGGTTATTCTAGTGGAAGATGATCAAAACCCTGGTCCTATTAATGAGCAAGCAGAGTTGGGAATGCCAGACTTAGAGCCTGATGATCCTGTTGATAACAATGTGGAGACGGTCAACCCTTTGTTTGAATCCAAAGAAGCTCCTCAGGATTATTCTCAGGCTCACATTTCTCAAGTTTCTGAGAGGAATAATGAGGTTAGTCTTTCTAAACTCATCATTGAGACTAGAAATGGGAAAACCATGGGggttaataaaatgaatatgaaaaaacTGAAGGGTAGTCAAAATAATTTCCAAAATTCTTTTAGTACCTTGGAGAAAAGGGGGGCGGTAGGTACCTCCACTAGGCTCttaggagccccgaataaatatcTGGCTTAGTTGGGCGGGCCTGGGTTTGCTGTCCTCTCTTGATGGATctgtttgtttggaatgttagaggagtgGCAAGCAAGGCGACCCGCATCCATGTAAAGGATTTAATTAAGCAGtttaacccttcttgttttgctttattAGAAACCAAAGTCAGTGgagctaaagctgatgaggtggttagTTTATTTAAAAGTTGGAAGTGTGTCAGGTCGGAGGCCACGGTgcgggctggtgggatttggcttttctggaagctGGATCTTGTTCTTTTTGATATCGTGATGATGGATAAGCAATTTATTCACAGTAAAGTTACTTAtcctggtaataaacccttctttatcaCTGTTGTGTATGCTGATCCTATCCTTGCTAATCGTAAACGTCTGTGGGAGGCTTTGTTTTCTTTAAGTACGGGTATGGTGGATGCATGGTTCATTGCtggagattttaatgatattgctcttatgagtgatcaaagagggggagGAAATCATTATATTAATCGGTGTCTCAATCATAAACAAAATATGGATCTTTGTGGTTTGTCAGATCTTGGTGCAGTTGGTCATAAGTTTACTTGAAAACgtaatagtacctttgttcgtttggacaaagtttatgctaacATTGTGGCCCAGAGTAGGTTTCCTGAAGCTGCTATGTTGAATCTTCCCTTCCGTCATTCTGATCATTGTCCGATATTAGTCAGGTTGGTGAGAGCTCCTCGTTCTAAAGGGAgaagaccttttaggtatctggtaTCTCATCCCGAGTTCAAGAATTTTGTTCATGATAATTGGAAACCCCAATCCAATGTGCTTATGGCTGTGGAGGGATTTATAAGGAacgtggtgggatggaatagaAACACTTTTGGCCACATTATTAGAAGGAAACAGAAAATTCTAAGCAGgatggaaggcattcaacgtATCTTGGAGACCAGATTTGACCATAGTTTGAGTTGTCTTCTTAGATCCCTCCAGAATGAGTTGGAAGCGGTGCTGAGGCAAGAAGAGTtgctttggtttcagaaatcgaggaaagcttggattaaggatggaGATCGGAATACGAGGTATTTCCATCTTTCTACTGTTATCAGAAGACAGAGGAATCGAATTGATGCTATCAAGGATCCTAATGGGAattgggtttatgaggatgatGAAATCCGTCTATTGGCAATCAATTTCTATAAAGATTTATTTAAAGAGGATCCGGTGGAGTTGGATAGAGCTCTAACTAGGACCACGTTTCTGACGGTTGGTGAGGATAAGATTATTGATGCTTTTCACCCTATTGATCAAAAAGAGATTAGTCAGGCGGTGTTTAGCATTAGAGCTACTAAAGCTCCGGGGGTTGATGGGCTTCCAGCCGGGTTTTACCATAAGCACTGGGAAACTGTAAAAGATGGaatttatggtttcgtcaaggGGGTTTTTAATGGGTCGGAGGATATTAGGCTAGTAaataaaactcttctggtcCTGATTCCTAAAGTGGATAAGTCGTCTTCTTTCTTGCAAATGAGGCCTATTAATCTGTGTAATGTGCTTTATAAGGTGATTACCAAAATTGTGGCCAATAGACTTCGATGTATCCTTCCTGATattattagccaaaatcaaggcAGCTTTGTCCCGGGGAGACAGATGATGGACAATATTGTTATCGCtcaggagatggttcattcgATGAAGATCAAAAAGGGTAAGCGTGTCATTGTGGCCCTgaaactggatctggagaaagcttatgatcggcTAAACTAgagttttcttctggatagtttggaAAAAGCTAGGATTCCGGATACCTGGAGGAGTTTGATTGAGGTTTGTATTTCTTCTCATGTTTTCcaagttttaattaatggggATTTGTCTGAGGAGTTTACTCCAtcccggggtatccgtcaaggggaccctatgagcCCGTTTTTATTTGTTATAGCTATGGAGAGGTTATCTCATCTCATGCAAGATGTTGTGAACACTGGAAGGCTTCACCCGGTTACCATTAATAGATTTCGTCCCCCGATCACCCATttattctttgctgatgatgttatgatctttgtggaaggaaaTGAGGAGAAAATTGGTGTGATAATGGATATCCTGACCAACTTTTGTTCTGCTTCAGGCTAAAAGCTTAATATCTAAAAATCTAGAATGTTatgctctaagaatatggacCCAAGGGTTGGTAAAAAGTTGAGTGAGATTTCTGGTATTCCTCTAACCAAGTCTCTTGGTAACTATCTAGgggttcctctccatagtgacaGAGTGTCAAAAGCTTCTTTTAAAGAAATCTTCGATAGGACTAATAAGAATTGtgctaattggaaagctaagaccCTTTCTCTTGCGGGCCGCCTTACTTTGATCCAGTCTGTGAATGGTGCTGCCCCGAATCATTTAATGCAAGCTTGTAGGTTGCCTGGGCCGGTTCTTAATGGCCTTGATAAGATCAATCGTCGTTTCCTATGGGGGGATTCGGAAGAGGGGAAAAAATTCATCTGGTTTCCTGAAAAGAGGTGTGCCAATCTAAGAATAGGGGTGGGTTAGGGATCAGACAAGccaaggataataataaagtccttttaatgaagcttctttggaggatGTGGCAGAATCCGGACGCTCTTAGGGTTCGGTTATTGTGCGGGAAGTACAAAAAGGATAAGATTtttgggggcccgaaagagagagtacCTAATTGTTCTTTCTTATGGAAGGGGGTTAACGCTGTGTTTTCGGAGTTCtgctctgggattggttggTCGGTGGGCAATGGTAGATCAATTAGTTTCTGGAATGATACCTGGCTGGATAAGATACCTTTATCAGAAGTGTGTACTTCTCATTTGCCTCTGGAGATCCGTAACTGGAGTAtcgctgatgtggtggattcgGAGGGAGATTGGGTTTGGTCGAGATTCGAATCTTACCTTAATCTGGAAACACTCTTGAAAATTCGTGAGTTAAAGTTAGTAGTAAAGAGGAGGATGGGGATAGTCACTGTTGGTCCTTTACAAACAATGGTACTTATTCCTACAAATCTGCATTTGAAGCTTTCAGTCTTAACTTGGATACCCCTCCTTCAATCTCTTGGAAGaatatttgggccttaaaagttCCTTATCGCATTAGGAGCTTCCTATGGCTTAGCACAAAGAATAAGTTGCTTACTAATGTGGAAAGGAAAAGACGCCATTTAGTTGAGGCAGATACTTGTTGTAGGTGCAAAGTTCAGGCAGAAACCATCTGTCATGTTCTTAGGGATTGTGCGAAGAGTAAGAATGTGTGGAAGAAAGTGATTCCGAGCCAATTGCTACCTAACTTCTTTGCCCACTCTGAAAACGATTGGTTGTTAAATGGTGTTAATGGCGTGTTATTGCCTCAGATGGAGCATGGTGCTATCCTCTTTGTCATTGTCTATCACCAGCTTTGGCAGTGGAGGAATACTGAGGTGTTTGGAGAAAAAGCTATAGTGATTCCTAATCTACCTGATTATTTCTCCAAGAAAATTAACACTATTATCAATAGCTTCAAAGGGGATTATTTAGCCAATACTAGCCAGAGATCTGTTGAGCATCTTTTGGGTTGGAGTAGACCGGGGGAagggattgtgaaattaaataccGATGGCTCGTGTCTTATGGACGGTAGAATTGCGGCTGGAGGGGTTCTGAGAGATGCTGGGGGCAATTAGGTGTCTAGCTTTACTCAGAATCTGGGGAtgggctcttccttttctgctGAGCTCTTGGGTATCTTCTCTGGACTTAGATTGGCCATTGACCTGGGGCTGAAAAGGCTGCTCGTGGATTCTGACAACCTTGAAGCAGTTAATATGATTGCCAACAACAAGGCTATGTGCTTGAGTAGCCAAAACCTTGTTAAAGAGATCAGAAGATTGTGTTCTTCATTCGATACCATCTCCTTTTGTCATGTGTACAGGGAGCAGAATAGGGTGGCAGACCGCCTTGCTGCGGAGGGCCATGAAAGGATGCCGGGAATTTCAACCTTCTCTTCTCCTCAGAACTTCCTTTGTTCGTTTCTGTGTGATGAtcgggtgggggttagcttccctaagctaatcccgggttaggtgttggttttgttgttttttctttccctttcctaccaaaaaaaaaaaatagatcaaatttaactctaaaatgttggtttaatatataaaacttgtttggaaggtcTACTgtaacagttaaataacagtcaaactagTTTGAAAATGCTAAAATTAAATTTAGACCATTTAGTACACTAAAGCTAAATCTGAACTTCCAAAAAACGTTAGAACTAAAATTGTACTTATCCCTATAACTATTTATGGCTTAAAGTTTAATTACTTTCTCTAACCTATATTTTAAGGTAAAATCATTCCATTTATATTTTGGAAGtagatattatatttataacctTATTAATCACCAATTAAATCCCTAATCTTATACTAAAACTCATCAATTAGATCTTTTccataattgaaataaaatttgcTCTAGTTATTTCATGTTTAAAATTTGGTTTTCATCAATATTTTCGGTTTCGATTACTGGGttcgattttatttttataaaaaaatatgttaaatcAAGCCAAAATCATTATATTATACCAAAACATTTTTTATgtgtatataaaatatatatttcaattaaATTTAGTCAATTTTTTTACTAAAGAATTGATAACggaaataattataaaatacaaatcaAAACTAGatcaaaaatataaattaatcgAATCGATCATCGAAACTGAAaatattatcaaaatcaaattgAAAGTATAAAAAACAGAACCACAATTTTATTGCAATTAAGGGAGAGATCCAATTGACAGTTTCAACATACATCGAGGACCTAATTAACTATTTTATTAGAGATCTAATTGGCTTTTAAGGTATAGATTGAAGATCTAATTGATGTTTTTAGAATGTTAGGAATTTAATTGACATTTGAAAGTAAAAGTTAGAGACTGATTGGACTTAAAACCTATAATATGTTtaaagatgattttttttttatcatcaaaAGAATAATGTGataaaagaaatataattaagggtttaatatatttaaataaaagatGAAAAATTTAATGAACCAACAAAATAAAAGAGCattgtgatattttttttttgcctaaaataaatattaaaaataaattaattatttttaatagcATAAGTGATGATTTTACTCCTTCCCAGGACACTCGTCAGGGTGACCCTATGAGCCATTTCTTGTTCGTTATTGCTATGAAGAGGTTGACTCACCTTATACAAGAGGGTGTGGTCACGGGGAGATTTCATCCTGTGACCATTAACAAGTTTTGCCCCCTGGTGACACATTTGTTTGTTTACGGATGATGTGATTATTTTTGTCGAAggaacactacaagaaaatcggTAATTAGCAACCGGGAATCTGGTTGCTAATCCAGTTGCTAACATGATTTTGCAACCAGATTTGTGTTTTTAGCAACCAAAATGGATCGGTTGGTAATTTCTAGGTTGCTAAATATTTGAAACCAGATCTAGCTTTATGGTAGCAATGATCGCAACTAACAAATTGATTGTTAAGTTAGTCGCAAACTTACAaaccatttttttttgcaaccaccACAAAATAATCTGGTCGCAAAGTTCACTGACAGTTTTAGAAGGTTTCACCAAAAATTCGGTCGGTAGATTTTTGGACAGTTtctttgatatatttttttccctgtaaattattattactatttacTACTATTTAAGAAATTCCATAATaaacaaataatataaattacaaaacacACAATATAGATTTTTTGAAATGatatagattaatataacaaaataatatttaaaagtaATAAGTACAGTTACACAAACTAGCCAAGTCATAATATTCATGACATAATACTAATGGGTATCACTAATATCAATTTGTGTTTATGTGACATAATACAATAGGTATCACTAATATCAATTTGTGTCTATATCTATCAATTGCTCGCTAATctcaattgttgaaacacaattacTCCATCTGTAGTTGTCGTTCGTCTACCATTTGTTGTCGTTCCTCTTCCCACACTACATGCTCTATAAAATGAGCCCTATCGATAGCAATAACATCAACGAGGATGTTATATCAACAAATGCTGCAAAAAAGATTCATAAAACTATAAACATACCATTATACCAAACTGAAAACCAAAATCATAAATTCATAGTATCTCCCAATGTTACTTCAAATAGAGTCAAAATCCAATATCCATGAAGACTCAACCAAACTAAGTAATTTGGATAAATCAGGGAGCATAAGCCTtccataaaagataataatgaattaggtactaaaagataataataataatataaatgcCAACCGGAAAATGATACCTTAATGAAGTCACAAGATTCCAAAAAATTGCCTATACTCTGTAATATTCCGCTCGCTGTTCCTATAACCTTGCTTTTTCCAAACAATTTGCCAATTAAAAATTTGTTAGACATACTTATACCATAATATTCCGCTTCAAATGCTTAATCTTAAGCCATAACTTAAACTAGTCGTAATTCGGCTATAAAACTGTATGTACCAAGCATTTAAAACTCCTACAACATTCTAGTgaatataataaataacattacctaaatcaataagaataattatttttcatcaattagatatgtaaatgaagAGACAATTACATGCACCAGGATAAGGACAAGGACAAGAATAAGATAGGAAATGAACAAGTGAAATtaaccaaaaataataattgaaacAACTAGAGTTTCTCTTAAAACATGAGAGACAAGTGTTGAAATTGGTTAAGGCTGGAGCTAGAAGATCAATGTGATGGCAACTATACAATTTCCCTCCCCAATATGGAAAAATAGAAAGGCCAAAATAACTAGCAGACTTATGAATTCCTTCCTTGCGAGTttcaataaaagaaaactaCCGCCATGTACGAATTTGAAAgttgtaaaaaacaaaaaatagaaTTGAGTTGTGATATTGGAAGTTAAGAGCTAAATACCAGAGCTAAAAACAGCTTATCAAAAACTCATATGCCTTGCTAGTTTTTGTTACACAGTACAATTCTTACTAATCTGAGCT encodes:
- the LOC136220558 gene encoding NADH kinase, giving the protein MAIRRVLLLLKPLDTYPHSPPHIQLIHYLNNRRKVHKDTINFCQHTLQQKLVDWVPLLRTHLFKTIRDFDLVVTVGGDGTLLQASHFMDDSIPILGVNSDPTQLQEVEEFSGDFDATRSTGYLCAATAKNFEKVLDDILGAQRCPSNISRLSVSVNSKLLSTSALNDILIAHPCPAAVSRFSFKIQRDGESCSPLANCRSSGVRVSTAVGSTAAMLSAGGFVMPILSQDLQYMVREPISPGASISTLMHGIIESDQSMEIRWFSEKGAIYIDGSHVTHSLQYGDTLQISSTAPVLKIFLPQHML